The following coding sequences are from one uncultured Bacteroides sp. window:
- a CDS encoding phosphoribosyltransferase codes for MERKTFEEVMKRFNDLPIDEDFDAIVAIANGGIIPAAIINQRLQKEIHLLKINLRDEQQRPKYERPQLLAPINFAYQNKRLLLVDDRIKTGSTIMFACELLKGAKEIKTFAVNGNADYALYNEACFKFPWIL; via the coding sequence ATGGAAAGAAAGACATTTGAAGAGGTAATGAAGCGTTTCAATGATCTACCTATAGATGAAGATTTTGATGCGATTGTAGCTATCGCTAATGGGGGCATTATTCCTGCGGCCATTATTAACCAACGATTGCAAAAAGAAATTCATTTACTAAAGATCAACCTTAGAGACGAACAACAACGTCCTAAATATGAACGTCCGCAATTATTGGCTCCCATCAATTTTGCTTATCAAAATAAGCGCCTATTACTTGTAGACGACCGGATAAAAACCGGAAGCACAATCATGTTCGCCTGCGAATTATTAAAAGGAGCAAAAGAAATAAAAACATTTGCCGTAAACGGAAATGCCGACTATGCATTATATAATGAAGCATGCTTTAAGTTTCCATGGATATTATAA
- a CDS encoding ECF transporter S component — protein METTAKLYSLTFKSLKTYIFALFLIVGNILFPQICHLTPYGGPTLLPIYFFTLIAGYKYGLRVGLLTALLSPIANNLLFGMPPTSILPLILIKSGLLAVTSALAAHYSKKISLGAIFFAVIGYQLIGTAIEWGILGNFYDAIQDFRIGVPGMLIQIFGGYTLLKAIAKI, from the coding sequence ATGGAAACAACAGCTAAACTTTATTCACTGACATTCAAGAGTTTAAAGACATATATTTTTGCTCTATTTTTAATCGTAGGCAACATTCTATTTCCACAAATTTGCCATCTTACACCCTATGGTGGACCAACACTTTTGCCTATTTATTTTTTCACTCTGATTGCAGGATATAAGTATGGTTTACGCGTAGGACTTCTTACCGCACTCCTCTCTCCTATTGCCAACAATCTATTATTCGGCATGCCTCCCACAAGCATATTACCTCTTATATTAATAAAATCAGGATTATTAGCTGTGACCTCTGCTCTTGCTGCTCATTATAGCAAAAAAATATCATTAGGAGCAATCTTTTTTGCTGTCATTGGATATCAACTAATAGGAACTGCTATCGAATGGGGCATTCTTGGCAATTTTTATGATGCCATACAAGACTTTCGAATCGGAGTTCCAGGCATGCTGATTCAAATCTTTGGGGGATATACGTTATTAAAAGCTATCGCAAAAATTTAA